From one Amycolatopsis sp. FDAARGOS 1241 genomic stretch:
- a CDS encoding FadR/GntR family transcriptional regulator: METSVVSANQALFRPVRAGNAFEETVERLLQAIRLGVVGAGERLPSERELAERLGVSRVTLREAIRALADAGYVESRRGRYGGTFVNERLPEPGERATGDVDAAAFEDALCLRYVLETGAAEAAAARTLSPADRRHLTSTLAEAAAAGLTDYRRKDSRLHLAIAEVTASGSLTTAMADARTRVNQLLDRIPLLEPNLEHSNAQHAAIVDAILAGDPAAARQAMAEHIEGTASLLRAFLA, translated from the coding sequence GTGGAAACCTCGGTGGTGAGCGCGAACCAGGCGCTGTTCCGGCCGGTGCGCGCCGGCAACGCCTTCGAGGAGACCGTCGAACGGCTGCTGCAGGCCATCCGCCTCGGGGTCGTCGGTGCGGGGGAGCGGCTGCCGTCCGAGCGGGAGCTGGCCGAGCGCCTCGGGGTCAGCCGCGTGACGTTGCGGGAGGCCATCCGCGCGCTGGCAGACGCCGGGTACGTCGAGTCGCGCCGTGGCCGCTACGGCGGCACGTTCGTGAACGAGCGACTCCCCGAGCCGGGCGAACGCGCCACCGGCGATGTCGACGCCGCCGCGTTCGAAGACGCGCTCTGCCTGCGCTACGTGCTGGAGACGGGCGCGGCCGAGGCCGCCGCCGCGCGCACGCTCAGCCCCGCCGACCGCCGCCACCTCACGAGCACGCTCGCCGAGGCCGCGGCCGCCGGCCTCACCGACTACCGTCGCAAGGACTCGCGCCTGCACCTCGCGATCGCCGAAGTCACGGCGTCGGGTTCGCTCACCACGGCCATGGCCGACGCCCGTACGCGCGTGAACCAGCTGCTCGACCGCATCCCCCTGCTCGAGCCCAACCTGGAGCACTCCAACGCCCAGCACGCGGCCATCGTCGACGCCATCCTGGCGGGCGACCCCGCCGCGGCGCGCCAGGCGATGGCCGAGCACATCGAAGGCACCGCGTCGCTGCTCCGTGCGTTCCTGGCCTGA
- a CDS encoding helix-turn-helix domain-containing protein: MRPQGRTERILDARTLRALAHPLRMRLLDLLERDGPATATGLGKRVGESSGTTSWHLRQLADAGLVAEDPGRGSKRERWWKAAQDSTTMRAGDFTGDPELAGHLASFLHQLVVQRYEEEARFVAELPRWQDRWEQNASMASNQLSLTPEEARRMSDDILAVVDRYRRPARPGDDAVVTHWAAFPRTAHPEPAPDSTEELGTP, from the coding sequence ATGAGGCCTCAGGGACGCACCGAACGGATCCTCGACGCACGGACCCTGCGCGCGCTCGCCCACCCGCTCCGGATGCGCCTGCTGGACCTCCTCGAACGCGACGGCCCCGCGACGGCCACTGGCTTGGGCAAGCGCGTCGGCGAGAGCTCCGGCACGACGTCCTGGCACCTGCGCCAACTGGCCGACGCCGGCCTCGTCGCGGAAGACCCCGGTCGGGGCTCAAAACGCGAGCGCTGGTGGAAAGCCGCGCAGGACTCGACAACCATGCGCGCCGGTGACTTCACGGGTGACCCGGAACTGGCCGGGCACCTGGCTTCGTTCCTGCACCAGCTCGTGGTGCAGCGCTACGAGGAGGAGGCGCGGTTCGTCGCCGAGCTCCCGCGGTGGCAGGACCGTTGGGAACAGAACGCCTCGATGGCCAGCAACCAGCTCTCCCTCACGCCCGAAGAGGCCCGGCGGATGTCCGACGACATCCTCGCCGTGGTCGACCGCTACCGTCGCCCCGCCCGCCCGGGCGACGACGCGGTGGTCACCCACTGGGCCGCGTTCCCGCGCACCGCCCACCCGGAACCCGCACCCGACTCCACCGAAGAACTGGGGACCCCATGA
- a CDS encoding transglycosylase domain-containing protein has protein sequence MQPDTDADPDGVPASATPEPLDATRVGVFVGLPLIAFWIAYLLLDVRSPQDVLASLDNTVVLNYSDGSELLKVLRADGDRSFVPYDKVPAKLRDAIIGTEGPTLWDNAGFDPTGIGRALLTGVGGGSGITQQYIKKSTSDDDATITRKLQELVLATKITQQQSKEQIYTSYVNIISFGRGTFGPAAVMNAFFGRPLDNSMTWSEAAFLAGMIQSPSVHDPAVSGDAHAAKRWRYVHDKLVERGYVKGADAAAMSYPGKEILPPSERARA, from the coding sequence GTGCAACCCGATACGGACGCCGACCCGGATGGAGTCCCAGCCAGTGCCACGCCCGAGCCGCTCGACGCCACCCGCGTCGGCGTCTTCGTCGGGCTGCCGCTGATCGCGTTCTGGATCGCCTACCTGCTGCTCGATGTCCGCAGCCCGCAGGACGTGCTCGCCTCCCTCGACAATACCGTGGTGCTGAACTACTCCGACGGCAGTGAGCTCCTGAAGGTGCTGCGCGCCGACGGTGATCGCTCGTTCGTGCCCTACGACAAGGTGCCCGCGAAGCTGCGCGATGCGATCATCGGCACCGAAGGCCCGACGCTCTGGGACAACGCGGGCTTCGATCCCACCGGTATCGGCCGCGCGCTGCTCACCGGTGTCGGCGGTGGTTCGGGGATCACGCAGCAGTACATCAAGAAGTCGACCAGCGACGACGACGCCACGATCACCCGCAAGCTCCAGGAACTCGTGCTGGCCACGAAGATCACGCAGCAGCAGAGCAAGGAGCAGATCTACACCAGCTACGTGAACATCATCTCGTTCGGCCGCGGCACGTTCGGCCCGGCCGCCGTGATGAACGCGTTCTTCGGCCGCCCGCTCGACAACAGCATGACCTGGAGCGAAGCCGCGTTCCTGGCCGGCATGATCCAGTCGCCGTCGGTGCACGACCCGGCCGTGTCGGGCGACGCGCACGCGGCCAAGCGCTGGCGGTACGTGCACGACAAGCTCGTGGAACGCGGCTACGTGAAGGGCGCCGACGCTGCCGCGATGTCCTATCCCGGCAAGGAGATCCTGCCGCCGTCCGAACGCGCGCGAGCGTGA